AATGTGTCCGGTAGTGAGTTCACCATTTAATAAACGATATTTTCCATACAAGAAGAACGAGTTCATTTGCTTTCTCCTCTCCTCTCCTCCTGCTGTTTCGCCTCGCTCAGCTTCCTGTCCAGTTGCCGGATAGCTCCAAGGCACAGGCTGATGATAGCCTTGAGTGAGAGATAGGGTTTGCCCTCCGGATCGTACAGGATTTTTCCACTCACCTTATCCCTGCCGAGCAGCCACTCCGGCAGGCTGCTGTCGTCGATAATTTCAAGCCCTGTCCGGGGATCAAGTATTCCGCTTGGCCTGATGGCACAGATTACCGCAAGATCATCAACCGGGACAATCGTACCATTCTCCTGCCTGTGGTCAAGGAAGAAAAAGTCAGCCACATTATACCAGTCGTCGGCATAGGCATCATCCCAGGCAGCAGATGAGGTTCCCAGGTCCTGCACCTTATGGTCCTGGGGTCCGAAGAGGCCATAGCGGACATTGTACTGATGCATGCCCTGCGCTGTCTTATCCCACAGGGAAAGTGTAATGGCAGGCTCAAGGTCATTGATGTCGCCGTCAACCTCTACCGCTGCCCCATTGACCGCACCGGACCAGTCGCCGCAGGACAGGGAGCTCTGGCGTTTTGCCGTCAGGCGAAGGTCACGAAACCGCGCGTCAGACCCACCCCACCAGGCACCATTGAGGCCGAGAAAACAATCCACAACGTTATTGGCATTGGGTTTGATCAGGAATCTGTTGCCATCGGCATCGCCACCGATCTCCACCGCATAATTTGTTCCCTGGAATTTGATGATACCCGGATTGGTATCACTCCCGGCCAGGGTGATATCTCCACCGCCGGAGACCGTTACCCCTCCGCTGGAATTCACCTTGATCGTCAGGGTGCCAAAAAACTGGTCCCATTTGATCCCCTTGCCCCCCGAATAATCTCCGATGGTCACATTACCCTGGCCAGACCCCCCATATATAGCCTGGAATCTCACCTGGCCGCTGGTGTTATAGCCGGTCAAAGCCACATTAGTGATAACCAGCCCGCCACTGGTCGCAGGATCAGCACTGGTTTTAATCTCCCCGTTATCGCCGACTATCACCGCTGCGGTAATCTGATTCGCCCCTGCGCCCTGGGCATCGGTCGTTCCCTGATACAGGGGAGAATAGCCACGATCGGTATTGGCTTCACTTACCACCAGTGTATCTGTCGAAATATCTCCCCAGTCATCCAGGGCATCGGAAAACCTTATGGCTTCAACATCCACCAGGAGCCCGTCCCGGATAATCATGCGGGTAATCATGCAATCCCATCCGGCAGATTCTCCCCCCAGATTGGAGGCATTGACGGTGATCATATCTCCGGGCTCGAGAAACAGCAGTCTGCCTGTGCCCGTAAAGGTAATGGTTCTATCCCGTAATAAAACACGCTGCAAGGCCAGTTTTGCGCATTTCTGGGCCTTGGCGCTGTCCAGCACCCAGTCAGCCTCAATGGTAGTGTCAGACCGTTTATCCGTGCTGCTCTTGACCGCAATCAGGCTTTTATTGACCTGGTCAACCGGCTCATCAGCAGTCTGCCAGGTCACATAGCCGGAATCTTTCTGTTTTTGGGTGAAGGTATGGTTAATTCGAAATGTCCCTGGAATAACCATGGTCTCATCTATGGTCATCTGGCTTGTTTTGGTCAGCACCTTGAACCCGATTTTATCCCGATATACCGGGATCATGCCAGCCAGGATAAAGAGCTTGCTGATGAGCTTTTCTCTCGGCATTCGATACCACAGGCCGACATTCATCGCCAATCCCCTGGCCGTGAACGTGCTGCGCGCCGCATCGAGGGAATCCGTATCGATGAACATCGATGAGATGCCGAAGGATTGCAGGAGGCTTGCGGCGATATCCGCAGGGTTGGTCGTACCTGCCAGGTCGCTTCGGGAGAATTTCACCGGCAGGTCATAAATCTCCTTGCCGATAATGCCCCAGAATCCGTTGGCATCGTTCGTGCCGTCATGATTGGCATCATCGCACAAAAGCTGCATCACCCGCCAACTGTTTCCATCCGCCCCGGTGACCGTATCCTGCTTAAAGGTGTATGTTCCACTCTGATACGTGGTTTTAAAATTAACCTCACGGGGAGTCCTGGCCTGGCTGATGGTATAGATTACCCCAGGAGGCCCCAGGAGGTAATGATCAGTGCTGACGCTGGTCAAATTACTGGTCAGGTCGTCGCTGGCAGCCGTGAGATTGACCGTGGTTATCTCTGATGCGTAGATATAGCTTTGCACCCAGCATGCTTTGACTCCGTCAGCTCCGCAGTGAGCCAGGAGAAACTGTCCGACAGAGAAGAGGGCCCTCTGATCACCGGCTACGGTGAAAGTGTCCGCATCGACATAGACTGCCGCCTGCGATTTGCTGATCCATCGCGTGGGGATGTATGCCGTACCGTAGACTATCGGCACACACATATTGTCAGCCTTCATTACATCGGCTGGAAAAAGCTCACTCACCAGTGGCGTAGTGGGGTAATCCCCTTCCAGGTGCAAGGTAAACCAGTCCTGGCACTCCAGGATCATCACCTGATCAACAGCATGAGCCGAGACTACCTTGAACCGCCAGGCCATCAGCTCGGCTGCTACCGCAGCCGATCCGA
The sequence above is drawn from the bacterium genome and encodes:
- a CDS encoding phage tail protein, with protein sequence MGTRFYFPRYVSAPISPAYSSQWEQVNTCRWMTYPAKTGASAGGQGVVETSGSAPYDVSIYQYISDALTAQTISGTVRGQIRAYEINSDGDFCPALLIKVVSGDGSILRGTLLAYFPSALTSEFSLFPTCENRHFPPETALTPLTIQAGDRLVIELGVRAFNTLAVSREAGLIAGDIDSIDLPEDETTATAANPWIEFSHVFQFQDNDLARQIILNAAARQVSWLFDVDLNANGSVDYRWSNQETSWNGYSYSFRVISFSPLQIPAAEPGFEVIPPVRLTMAVDFHGNSIDGYSPSSFIGAAIVVRLIGSAAVAAELMAWRFKVVSAHAVDQVMILECQDWFTLHLEGDYPTTPLVSELFPADVMKADNMCVPIVYGTAYIPTRWISKSQAAVYVDADTFTVAGDQRALFSVGQFLLAHCGADGVKACWVQSYIYASEITTVNLTAASDDLTSNLTSVSTDHYLLGPPGVIYTISQARTPREVNFKTTYQSGTYTFKQDTVTGADGNSWRVMQLLCDDANHDGTNDANGFWGIIGKEIYDLPVKFSRSDLAGTTNPADIAASLLQSFGISSMFIDTDSLDAARSTFTARGLAMNVGLWYRMPREKLISKLFILAGMIPVYRDKIGFKVLTKTSQMTIDETMVIPGTFRINHTFTQKQKDSGYVTWQTADEPVDQVNKSLIAVKSSTDKRSDTTIEADWVLDSAKAQKCAKLALQRVLLRDRTITFTGTGRLLFLEPGDMITVNASNLGGESAGWDCMITRMIIRDGLLVDVEAIRFSDALDDWGDISTDTLVVSEANTDRGYSPLYQGTTDAQGAGANQITAAVIVGDNGEIKTSADPATSGGLVITNVALTGYNTSGQVRFQAIYGGSGQGNVTIGDYSGGKGIKWDQFFGTLTIKVNSSGGVTVSGGGDITLAGSDTNPGIIKFQGTNYAVEIGGDADGNRFLIKPNANNVVDCFLGLNGAWWGGSDARFRDLRLTAKRQSSLSCGDWSGAVNGAAVEVDGDINDLEPAITLSLWDKTAQGMHQYNVRYGLFGPQDHKVQDLGTSSAAWDDAYADDWYNVADFFFLDHRQENGTIVPVDDLAVICAIRPSGILDPRTGLEIIDDSSLPEWLLGRDKVSGKILYDPEGKPYLSLKAIISLCLGAIRQLDRKLSEAKQQEERRGESK